In Terriglobia bacterium, the DNA window AAGCGCCACGAATGGGAATTCCAACACCACACGGCATTCGCATACGGTGTTTTATCGCCCGACAAACAATCCGAGCTGGCTTGTGTGTATATCAATCCCAGCCCGAAGCAAGGATACGAAGCGACCGTCCGCATTTCATTCAGCAAACAGGGAATTGAGGCAGGCCTGGAGCCGGTACTCGAGAAAGCGGTACGGGACTGGGTCAAAGCGAAATGGCCGTTCAAGGCCGTCGCGTTCCCGGGCCGCGATATGCCGATGACGGAATGGAACGCGCTGCCTGCGGCGGGTGTGACCGGAGGATCGCGATGATGAAATCCCTTGTTTCGAAGATTTTTCCCCTCGTCCTGTTCGTCGCTGCGGGTTTCGCACAAGCGCCGGCCCCGGCGATACCCGCGCTTCCGGCAAGCGCTTTTGTCGAGCCGGGCGTTCTGCCAAAGAGCTGGATGACAGGCGGCCCGAAGTGTATGGAGATGCCGGCCTGGCAGGTGCACGAGTACAACCCGAATTTTTTCATCATCCGGGAGTCGGGCTGCATTCACTTCGAAAAGCCTTTCCTGTATCTGATTTTCGGCAAGGATAAAGCCTTGCTCGAAGACACGGGTGCAGGAAAAGTGGACACCGCTCCGATGATCATGGACCTGATCGCGAAATGGAGTAAACGGAACAGCCGGACCCAGCCCGTTCCGCTCATCGTCGTTCATTCCCACTCTCACGGAGATCACACCGCGGGCGATCCCGGCTTCAAGAACCT includes these proteins:
- a CDS encoding MBL fold metallo-hydrolase, which translates into the protein MMKSLVSKIFPLVLFVAAGFAQAPAPAIPALPASAFVEPGVLPKSWMTGGPKCMEMPAWQVHEYNPNFFIIRESGCIHFEKPFLYLIFGKDKALLEDTGAGKVDTAPMIMDLIAKWSKRNSRTQPVPLIVVHSHSHGDHTAGDPGFKNLPDVQFVAASVPELQKAFGLKNWPDDFAQIDLGGRIVDLMPIPGHDVAGITLYDRQTGILLTGDSLYPGRLGVSAANFPAFVASNQRMVDFTKDKPVAHILGTHIE